CGCGGCCGTTGAACAGCGTCAGCGCGTCGCCGGTCGTCAGGCGCAGCACTTGGACGTGGCGGGCAACCTCGTCGGGTAGTGCGACGGCGTCGCCGGATTGGAAGTCGGAGTCGACGAAAAAGCGAGGCATAAAGCGGCGTTCGAAAATGTTCGAAATCGATGAGCGATGAGCGATGAGCGATGACGTGCGCAGGCGCCGTGCGGCGCGCGCCCGGCGGCGCCGGCTAGCGCAAACCGGCGCGGACGCTACGCGGCAGCGCAAACAGCGCCGGATGCAGCGCGGCGTCATAGTAGCGCAACGTCTCGATGCGGCGGGCCGCGAGGCGCGCTTCGATGTCGTGCTTGAACAACGAGGCGGCGTCGAGCGTGTCGCTCGCGAGGGCCATGAGCCAGAGCGAACCGTAGAGCGGCACGAATGCGGACATCACGTCGACGATGGCGAAGCTCGCGCGCAGGCCCCGCACCAGGGCGGCCGCCCGCTCGAGGTGGAATTGGGCGGAGCCCAGATGCATCGACAGCATCGCGCGCGGCGCCAGCACGGTTTTCAGCCGTGCATAGAAGGCGGGAGTGTAGAGCTCCGCGGCGGGCGAGTCGGGCGGCGTCAGGTCGAACACGACGAGATCGAAGCGCTCGCTAGCCGTGGCGACGAAGCGCGCGGCGTCGCCGATGACGAGCTGCACGCGCGCGTCGTCGAGCGCGCCGCGGTGCACGTCGGTCAAATGCGCGCGCGCCATGCTGACGACGGCCTCGTCGAGCTCGGCGATGACGATCCGTTCGATGCTCGGATGCGCGAGCAGTTGCCGGGCCGCGCCGCCGTCGCCGCCGCCGAGCACGAGCGCTTTGCTGGGCGCCGGATGCGCGAGCGCGGCCGGATGCACCATGCATTCGTGATAGACGAACTCGTCGCCGACGGAGGTCATCGGCCGCGCGTCGAGCGTAAACAGCAGGCCGAGTTGCGGCGTGTCCCATACCTCGATCCGCTGATGGGTCGAATCGACGTGCGCAACGCGGTGCGCGCCGGGAAAGCCGTAGGCGGCGCCGGGCGCGGGATGAAAGAGGAGCGGCGGATCGGTGCGGGAAAACACGGGCGGGCGAGCGGTCGCGAGCGAGTCGCAATGATCGAATTATAGAGCCGCCGCACGGCCCTTCCGGAAGGCTTGGCCCCGCGCGGGTCGGGGAAGGAGCGGGCACCATCTGTTAGAATAACGCGCTTTGCAGCCCTGTCCGCTTGCTCTTCCCGCTTCGCGCCGCGGCGGTGCCCCGCCCGCGCGGGCGGTGATCGAACACGAGCAGCGGTCCGCCGCGCGCCACGCTTTCTCGACTCGTTCTCCGGACTCGACATGACGACCTCGTCTCCCGCTCCCACCGCTCTCATGGCGAACGCGATTCGCGCGCTCGCGATGGATGCCGTGCAACAAGCGAACTCCGGCCATCCGGGCATGCCGATGGGCATGGCCGAAATCGCCGTCGCCCTTTGGTCGCGCCACCTCAAGCACAACCCGGCCAATCCGCACTGGGCCGACCGCGACCGCTTCGTGCTCTCGAACGGCCACGGCTCGATGCTGCTCTATTCGCTGCTGCATCTGACGGGCTACGACCTGCCGCTCGCCGAGCTCAAGAACTTCCGCCAACTGCACTCGAAAACGCCGGGCCACCCCGAGTACGGCATCACGCCGGGCGTCGAGACGACGACGGGCCCGCTCGGCCAAGGTCTCGCGAACGCCGTCGGCATGGCGCTCGCCGAATCGCTGCTCGCGGCCGAATTCAATAAGGCCGACGCGAAACTCGTCGATCACCACACGTACGTGTTCCTCGGCGACGGTTGTCTGATGGAAGGCATTTCGCACGAGGCCTGTTCGTTCGCGGGCACGCTGAAGCTGAACAAGCTGATCGCCTTGTACGACGATAACGGCATTTCGATCGACGGCCACGTCGAGTACTGGTTCGCCGACGACACCCCCAAGCGTTTCGAAGCGTACGGCTGGAACGTCATCCGCCATGTCGACGGGCACGACGTGCAGGCGGTCGACGCGGCGATCGCGGAAGCGAAGCGCGCGGACAAGCCGACGCTGATTTGCTGCAAGACCGTGATCGGCAAGGGTGCGCCGACGAAGGCGGGCGGTCACGATGCGCACGGCGCGCCGCTCGGCGCGCAGGAAATCGCAGCTACGCGCGCGGCGATCGGCTGGACGTGGGAGCCGTTCGTGATTCCGCAAGAAGTCTATGCGGCGTGGGATGCGAAGGAAGCGGGCGCGCAGCGCGAAGCGCAATGGAACGACGCGTTCGCGCAATACCGTGCGAAGTATCCGCAGGAGGCGGCTGAATTCGAGCGCCGCGCGAGCGGCAAGCTGCCGGCCGATTGGGCGGCCAAGGCGCAAGCGATCATCGCCGGCGCGAACGAGCGCGCGGAAACGGTGGCCACCCGCAAGGCATCGCAGCAGACGATCGAGGGTCTGGCCGCCGTGTTGCCCGAACTGCTCGGCGGCTCGGCCGATCTGACGGGCTCGAACCTCACGAATTGGAAGGCGAGCAAGCCCGTGCGCGCCGGCGAGCACGGCATCGTGTGGGGCAACCACATCAACTACGGCGTGCGCGAATTCGGCATGAGCGCCGCCATCAACGGCATGGCGCTGCACGGCGGCTACAAGGCGTTCGGCGGCACGTTCCTCACGTTCTCCGATTACAGCCGTAATGCGCTGCGTGTCGCGGCGCTGATGAAGTCGCCGTCGATCTTCGTTTTCACGCACGATTCGATCGGCCTCGGCGAAGACGGCCCGACGCACCAATCGATCGAGCACGTCGCCAGCCTTCGCCTGATTCCGAACCTGCACGTTTGGCGCCCGGCCGACACGGTCGAGACGGCTGTTGCCTGGACGCAAGCCGTCGAGTATCAGGGCCCGTCGTGCCTGATCTTCAGCCGCCAGAATCTGCCGTTCTCGACACGCACCGATGCGCAAATCGCCAACATCGCCAAGGGCGGTTACGTCCTGCGCGATTGGAACGACGAGATCGTCGCGCGCAAGATCATTTTGATCGCGACAGGCTCGGAAATCGAACTTGCGCTGAACGCCGTCGAGCCGCTCGCGCAGCAAGGCATCGCGGCGCGCGTCGTCTCGATGCCGGCCACCACCGTGTTCGACCGCCAGAACGCCGAGTACCGTGAGCGCGTGCTGCCCAAGGGTGTGCGCCGTGTCGCGATCGAAGCGGGCGTGACCGATTTTTGGCGTAAGTATGTCGGCTTGGAGGGCGGCGTGGTCGGCATCGATACGTTCGGCGAGTCGGCTCCGGCCGGTGTGCTGTTCAAGCATTTCGGCTTTACCGTGGAGCACGTTGTCGCAGCGGCCAAGGCGGCGCTCGAGTAACGATAGACTCGCGGGAAGACGCAATACGGCTTCCCGGCGCATGGCGGGCGCGGCCCCGCCCCGCGGTGTGCCGGGAAGATGAGATACGACAGGTTTTTTCAGCCCCAATTTCAGGAGAACCATCATGACGGTACGCGTCGCAATCAACGGGTATGGCCGGATCGGCCGCAACACGCTGCGTGCGTTCTACGAGAGCGGCAAGAAGCACGATCTGCAGATCGTCGCGATCAACGACCTCGGCGATGCGAAGACGAACGCTCATCTGACGAAGTACGACACGGCGCACGGCCCGTTCCCCGGCGACGTGGCGGTCGAGGGCGAGAACCTCGTCGTCAATGGCGACAAGATCCGCGTGCTGGCGAACCGCAATCCGGCCGAGCTGCCTTGGGGCGAACTCGGTGTCGACGTCGTGATGGAGTGCACGGGCTTTTTCACGTCGAAGGAAAAGGCGAGCGCGCATCTGGCCGGCGGCGCGAAAAAAGTGTTGATCTCGGCGCCGGGCGGCAAGGACGTCGATGCGACGATCGTCTACGGCGTGAACCACAAGACGTTGAAGGCCGAGCACACGGTGATCTCGAACGCGTCGTGCACGACGAACTGCCTTGCGCCGCTCGTCAAGCCGCTCAACGACAAGATCGGTCTCGAGTCGGGCCTGATGACGACCGTGCACGCGTACACGAACGACCAGGTGCTGACCGACGTCTATCACGAAGACCTGCGCCGCGCCCGCTCGGCCACGCACAGCCAGATTCCGACGAAGACGGGCGCCGCCGCAGCGATCGGCCTCGTGCTGCCCGAACTGGCCGGCAAGCTCGACGGCTACGCCATCCGCGTGCCGACCATCAACGTATCGATCGTCGACCTCTCGTTCATCGCCAAGCGCGACACGACGGTCGAAGAAATCAACGCGATCATGAAGGATGCGGCTGAGGGTGAACTCAAGGGCATTCTGGGCTACAACACGGCGCCGCTCGTCTCGATCGACTTCAACCACAATCCGGCGAGCTCGACGTTCGACGCGACGCTCACGAAGGTGTCCGGCCGTCTCGTGAAGGTGTCGAGCTGGTACGACAACGAGTGGGGCTTCTCGAACCGCATGCTGGATACGGCGGTCGCACTCGCGACGGCCAAGTAAGCCGGTTGCGCCGGGCCTGCGATCCGTGCGGCGAGCGGGCCCGAGCCGTTAAGCGAAAGAGCCGCCCACAGGCGGCTCTTTCGTATGGGCCATGGCACGCGGGGAAGCGAAGCGGGCACGCCGCGACGTCAATGCTCGCGGTCAGTGCTTGCGGTGCGGGCACTCTTGCTTCGTGCAGACGCCGTAAAGCGCCAGCGCATGCTCTTGCAGCTTGAAGCCGCGTTCTTCAGCGATCTTCTGTTGGCGCTTTTCGATCTCGGGGTCGAAGAACTCCTCGACGCGCCCACAGTCGATACACACGAGATGGTCGTGGTGCGTGCCCTCGTTGAGCTCGAACACGGCTTTGCCCGATTCGAAATTGCTGCGCGAGAGCAGGCCGGCCTGCTCGAACTGCGTCAAGACGCGGTAAACAGTGGCAAGGCCGATGTCGAGTTCCTCGGTGAGCAAGTTGCGATAGACGTCTTCGGCCGTCAGGTGCCGCACGGCGCTGCGCTGGAAAATTTCGAGGATTTTGAGGCGCGGTAGGGTCGCCTTGAGCCCGATGTTTTTGAGATCGGTCGGATTGGTCATGGCTAGGCATCCCTAGAGTACAATGCACGATTCGAATAGTAATGGGTTTTTGCTGTTCCGGTCATCTTCGATGAAACTCGCGCGGCCCGGCGATCGTCAATAAAGGGCCCGCACGGTGGGTGAAATGAGTCCAAATTTTCTTATGAAGCGCGGGGGGAGTCACGTGCGCAAGCTGTTGATCGCTGCCTCGACGGTCGCGCTCGTTGCGGGATGTTCGACCTACGACAGCCTCACGCAGCGAGTCGCACAAAGCATTACGCCGTATCGCATCACCATCGTGCAGGGGAACTTCGTCTCCAAGGAAGCGGCCTCGAAGATGCGCGTGGGCATGACGCGCGACGAAGTCAGAACGACGCTCGGTACGCCGCTCTTGACGGACATGTTCCATGACGAGCGTTGGGACTACGTCTTCTACTTCAAGCGCGGCTCCACGGCGGTCGTGCAGCAGCGCGATTTCGTCGTCAACTTCAAGGACGATCACGTCGTGAACTGGTCGGGCGGCGAGGATCTGCCGTCCAATCTGGAGTTGCTCGCCGACATCGACGGCGACAAGCGCGGGAAGAAGAGCAAAGCCGCGAGTGCACCGGCGCCGAGCGCGGCCGCGGCTGTGTCGGCATCGGCGTCATCGGCTGCCTCCGCAGGTGCGGCCGCGGCCGCGCAACCGGCCAGTGGCGCGGCGCAGGCCGGCGCGAGCGAGCAGAGCACCGAGGCGGCGAACGCGCAGGCAGCGCAAGCGGCCAACCGCGCGACGAACCAAGCGCCCACCACGCCGGCCGTGCGCTCGGGCGGGCCGGCGCCATCGAACGGGCTGCCGAGCGCGACGCCGCAGTTCCAGTTCCACCGCGCGCCGCAGCCGTCATCGCCTGATCAGAGCAACCCGGTCGGCCCGGCCGGCACGCAGTCGAGTACCGACGGTGCGGGCAAACAGTCGATGTCGTCCGCGCAGCAGGGCGCGTCGAGCACGGGCGGCTGATCGTTCGTTCTTTCTCGGCCGGTTCACGCGCATCACGCGCGAGCCGGCCCTCGGGCGGGCCGTGCGCAAGGTGCGCCGCCCGCTTTTTGTTTTTCGAGGCGCCTTGAAGGCGCAGCCGACCGAGGCCGCCATGGCCGGCCCGTCATTGAAAAGGGGTATGCATGTTGCCGATGAAAATCGCCATCGCCGGCGCATCGGGCCGGATGGGCCGGATGTTGATCGAAGCCGTCCTGAACGATCCCGATGCGACGCTTGCGGGCGCGCTCGATCGGTCGGGCTCACCGCAGCTCGGCGAGGACGCCGGCGCATTCCTCGGGCAGCGCACGGGCGTTGCACTGACCGACGACGTCGAGCAGGTGTTCGCGAAAGCCGACTGCCTCATCGATTTCACGCGGCCCGAAGGCACGATTGCCTACATCGACGCCGCGCTGCGCCACGGCACGAAGCTCGTGATCGGCACGACCGGCATGACCGACGCGCAGCGCGACACCGTGCGCGTTGCCGCGGAGCGAATCGGGATCGTCTTCGCCGCGAACATGAGCGTGGGCGTGAACGTGACGCTCAAGCTGCTCGAGTTCGCTGCCCGCCATTTCGCCACCGGCTACGACATCGAGATCATCGAGGCGCATCACCGCCATAAGGTCGATGCGCCGTCGGGCACGGCGCTCGCAATGGGCGCAGCGATCGCCGGCGCGCTCGGCCGCGATTTGAAGGAATGCGCGGTCTATGGCCGCGAGGGCGTGACGGGCGAACGCGATCCGTCGACGATCGGGTTCTCGGCGATTCGCGGCGGCGATATCGTCGGCGATCACACGGTGTTGTTCGCCGGTACCGGTGAGCGTATCGAGATCACGCACAAATCGGCTAGCCGCGTCTCGTACGCGCAGGGTGCGCTGCGGGCCGCGCACTTTCTCGCCGAACGCGGCGCCGGCCTTTACGACATGCAGGACGTACTCGGTCTGCGCTGATCGCGCCGATCGCGTAACGCGCGCCGGCGCGTTGTTCTCGCTTTGGGATTCGCATGCAAAACACGGGCATCGTTCACTACTTGCAATCGAGCGACGCGCTCACGCACGGCGTCGCCTATGTGTTGCTGGCCATGTCGATCGCAAGCTGGTGCTTTCTGATCGTCAAGAGTTGGATGCTCGTGCGGGCGAAGCGCCAAGGGCCCCGTGCACTTGCGTTGTTTTGGCAGTCGGCGACGCTCTCCGACGGCGTGCTCGCACTGCGCGGCGCGGATCGCGAGCGTGTATTCACGCCGCTCGCCGAGGCGGCGCTCGAGGCGTCGGAGGTTCATGCACCGTCCGCGATGCTCGCGCGCGTCGAGCGCGGGGAGCGCGTGCTGCGCGCCTTGCGAGAGGCGCTGCTTGCGTCGCAGCGTCGGCTCGAGTTCGGGCAGGTGCTGCTCGCCTCGGTCGGCAGCACGGCGCCGTTCGTC
The sequence above is a segment of the Trinickia acidisoli genome. Coding sequences within it:
- a CDS encoding MotA/TolQ/ExbB proton channel family protein; the protein is MQNTGIVHYLQSSDALTHGVAYVLLAMSIASWCFLIVKSWMLVRAKRQGPRALALFWQSATLSDGVLALRGADRERVFTPLAEAALEASEVHAPSAMLARVERGERVLRALREALLASQRRLEFGQVLLASVGSTAPFVGLLGTVWGIYHALGSIAASGQAMIENVAGPVGEALIMTAFGLVVAIPAVLAYNVLGRMQRQLSEELDGFAHDLHAYVCAPQAHEKDTTPSGAEAPPARGASERLGAAPAHEQASEPVRKARA
- the speE gene encoding polyamine aminopropyltransferase, producing the protein MFSRTDPPLLFHPAPGAAYGFPGAHRVAHVDSTHQRIEVWDTPQLGLLFTLDARPMTSVGDEFVYHECMVHPAALAHPAPSKALVLGGGDGGAARQLLAHPSIERIVIAELDEAVVSMARAHLTDVHRGALDDARVQLVIGDAARFVATASERFDLVVFDLTPPDSPAAELYTPAFYARLKTVLAPRAMLSMHLGSAQFHLERAAALVRGLRASFAIVDVMSAFVPLYGSLWLMALASDTLDAASLFKHDIEARLAARRIETLRYYDAALHPALFALPRSVRAGLR
- the dapB gene encoding 4-hydroxy-tetrahydrodipicolinate reductase; this encodes MKIAIAGASGRMGRMLIEAVLNDPDATLAGALDRSGSPQLGEDAGAFLGQRTGVALTDDVEQVFAKADCLIDFTRPEGTIAYIDAALRHGTKLVIGTTGMTDAQRDTVRVAAERIGIVFAANMSVGVNVTLKLLEFAARHFATGYDIEIIEAHHRHKVDAPSGTALAMGAAIAGALGRDLKECAVYGREGVTGERDPSTIGFSAIRGGDIVGDHTVLFAGTGERIEITHKSASRVSYAQGALRAAHFLAERGAGLYDMQDVLGLR
- the tkt gene encoding transketolase, whose amino-acid sequence is MTTSSPAPTALMANAIRALAMDAVQQANSGHPGMPMGMAEIAVALWSRHLKHNPANPHWADRDRFVLSNGHGSMLLYSLLHLTGYDLPLAELKNFRQLHSKTPGHPEYGITPGVETTTGPLGQGLANAVGMALAESLLAAEFNKADAKLVDHHTYVFLGDGCLMEGISHEACSFAGTLKLNKLIALYDDNGISIDGHVEYWFADDTPKRFEAYGWNVIRHVDGHDVQAVDAAIAEAKRADKPTLICCKTVIGKGAPTKAGGHDAHGAPLGAQEIAATRAAIGWTWEPFVIPQEVYAAWDAKEAGAQREAQWNDAFAQYRAKYPQEAAEFERRASGKLPADWAAKAQAIIAGANERAETVATRKASQQTIEGLAAVLPELLGGSADLTGSNLTNWKASKPVRAGEHGIVWGNHINYGVREFGMSAAINGMALHGGYKAFGGTFLTFSDYSRNALRVAALMKSPSIFVFTHDSIGLGEDGPTHQSIEHVASLRLIPNLHVWRPADTVETAVAWTQAVEYQGPSCLIFSRQNLPFSTRTDAQIANIAKGGYVLRDWNDEIVARKIILIATGSEIELALNAVEPLAQQGIAARVVSMPATTVFDRQNAEYRERVLPKGVRRVAIEAGVTDFWRKYVGLEGGVVGIDTFGESAPAGVLFKHFGFTVEHVVAAAKAALE
- a CDS encoding outer membrane protein assembly factor BamE, yielding MSPNFLMKRGGSHVRKLLIAASTVALVAGCSTYDSLTQRVAQSITPYRITIVQGNFVSKEAASKMRVGMTRDEVRTTLGTPLLTDMFHDERWDYVFYFKRGSTAVVQQRDFVVNFKDDHVVNWSGGEDLPSNLELLADIDGDKRGKKSKAASAPAPSAAAAVSASASSAASAGAAAAAQPASGAAQAGASEQSTEAANAQAAQAANRATNQAPTTPAVRSGGPAPSNGLPSATPQFQFHRAPQPSSPDQSNPVGPAGTQSSTDGAGKQSMSSAQQGASSTGG
- the fur gene encoding ferric iron uptake transcriptional regulator, whose amino-acid sequence is MTNPTDLKNIGLKATLPRLKILEIFQRSAVRHLTAEDVYRNLLTEELDIGLATVYRVLTQFEQAGLLSRSNFESGKAVFELNEGTHHDHLVCIDCGRVEEFFDPEIEKRQQKIAEERGFKLQEHALALYGVCTKQECPHRKH
- the gap gene encoding type I glyceraldehyde-3-phosphate dehydrogenase, translated to MTVRVAINGYGRIGRNTLRAFYESGKKHDLQIVAINDLGDAKTNAHLTKYDTAHGPFPGDVAVEGENLVVNGDKIRVLANRNPAELPWGELGVDVVMECTGFFTSKEKASAHLAGGAKKVLISAPGGKDVDATIVYGVNHKTLKAEHTVISNASCTTNCLAPLVKPLNDKIGLESGLMTTVHAYTNDQVLTDVYHEDLRRARSATHSQIPTKTGAAAAIGLVLPELAGKLDGYAIRVPTINVSIVDLSFIAKRDTTVEEINAIMKDAAEGELKGILGYNTAPLVSIDFNHNPASSTFDATLTKVSGRLVKVSSWYDNEWGFSNRMLDTAVALATAK